TTAAAAAACCTATGAGATTCAGCACAGAAAAATTGACAAAATTTTTATCACGGAATTTTTATATTAGTCCGAGATTGATTGCTCCTCAAAAACGCTTTTATGCCGATTTGGGCATGAACTCATTAGAGTTTTTAGAGGTAGTAGCTTATTTAGAAAAT
The DNA window shown above is from Flectobacillus major DSM 103 and carries:
- a CDS encoding acyl carrier protein, with amino-acid sequence MRFSTEKLTKFLSRNFYISPRLIAPQKRFYADLGMNSLEFLEVVAYLENTYGITLPDSEIDKVQTVEELAALMEANLVAVHA